From a single Phacochoerus africanus isolate WHEZ1 chromosome 11, ROS_Pafr_v1, whole genome shotgun sequence genomic region:
- the LOC125111100 gene encoding olfactory receptor 8B3-like: protein MASGNGSFVTQFILLGLTDQPDLQLPLFFLFLVMYMVTVMGNLGLIILVVLNSHLHTPMYFFLFNLSFIDLCYSSVFTPKMLINFISEKNIISLMGCMTQLYFFCFFFAISECYVLTSMAHDRYVAICNPLLYNIAMSPKVCSSLMLASYLMAFSGATAHTGCMLRLTFCDANTINHYFCDIPPLLQLSCTSTYINDMVVFIVVGINIIVPSLTISVSYGLILSSILHISSRKGRFKAFSTCSSHIIAVSLFFGSVAFMYLRPSAQSVDEGKISSVFYTNIVPLLNPLIYSLRNKDVKRALRKTLGRI, encoded by the coding sequence ATGGCTTCTGGAAATGGTTCTTTTGTGACTCAATTCATTCTGTTGGGATTAACAGACCAACCAGATCTCCAACTCCCTCTGTTTTTCCTGTTTCTAGTAATGTATATGGTCACTGTGATGGGCAATTTGGGCTTGATAATTCTAGTTGTGCTAAATTCACACCTACATACCCCTATGTACTTTTTTCTCTTCAACCTGTCCTTCATAGATCTCTGTTACTCTTCTGTGTTTACACCCAAAATGCTGATTAACTTCATATCAGAGAAGAATATTATTTCTCTCATGGGGTGTATGACCCAactttactttttctgttttttttttgctatttctgagtGCTATGTGCTGACTTCAATGGCCcatgatcgctatgtggccatctgtaaccCCCTGTTGTATAACATTGCCATGTCTCCTAAAGTGTGTTCCAGCCTTATGCTTGCTTCCTACTTGATGGCATTTTCTGGTGCCACGGCTCACACTGGGTGCATGCTGAGACTGACCTTCTGTGATGCAAATACCATCAACCATTACTTCTGTGACATCCCTCCTCTGCTCCAGCTCTCCTGCACAAGTACCTACATCAATGATATGGTAGTCTTCATTGTGGTGGGCATCAACATCATTGTGCCCAGTCTCACCATCTCTGTCTCTTATGGTCTTATCCTCTCCAGCATCCTTCACATCAGCTCCAGGAAAGGCAGGTTTAAAGCGTTCAGCACCTGCAGTTCCCACATAATTGCTGTGTCTCTGTTCTTTGGATCAGTTGCATTTATGTATCTCAGACCATCTGCTCAATCTGTGGATGAGGGAAAAATCTCTTCTGTCTTTTATACCAATATAGTTCCCTTGCTGAATCCATTAATTTACAGCTTGAGGAACAAAGATGTTAAACGTGCTCTGAGAAAAACCCTGGGTAGgatatag